The following is a genomic window from Chania multitudinisentens RB-25.
TCAAAGCGGCTAAGAGGCAGCAGAAAACGATTATCGTGGTCGTCGTCGTTCACCATAGACACTTCACCGACCAGCACATCGCCAAAACCTTCTTCTCCCCAAAAGCTGTGGTAAATCCCCGGTGTCAGGCAGATGCTTTCCCCCGGTGCCAGGCGCAGGCGAGAACCAGCGGCATGAGTTTGGCGGCAACCATCAAGCACCACCGTCACCTCACTCGCTGCCAATTGCTCTTGCTGATCGGCGTTATACAGTTCAACAATCAGGTTGCCGCCGCCGCGATTGATAATGTCCTCACTCTTGCGCCAATGAAAATGCATCGGCGTGACCTGCGCTTCGCGGCAGTGCATCACCTTTTCTGCATAACATTTGCTGTACGGCTGGCCGCTGGGGGAACCGTTACGCAGCGTAAACAACGTCAGGCCGCGGTGGGCAAAATCATTCCCGCCGAAAGCCGTGACGTCCCACCCCAGTTTCAGGTCAAACACTTCCTGCCAAGGCTTATGATCGAGCTGCTGCCACACTTGCGGGCTGAAATGGGCAAAGGGGGGTAAATGAACATCATGCTGGGTAAAAAAATGCCGGGTCTGCTGCAAAATATGGTTCACGCTGGAACGGTTCATGGTGCCTCCAGAGTCGTTTTTGCCCTCTCCCTGCTCACAGCGGGAGAGGGGCTAGCCGCCTTGCCTGAACAGCAACGGTTATTTCACCGTCCAGCCTTTGTAGCTGCCGATATTGTTTCTATCGATCAGGGTCACCGGGATCAGCACCGGTTGGGTCGGTGCGGGTTTGCCTTGCAGAATGTCGTAACCAATCTCCACCGCTTTCGCCGCCATTACTTGCGGATCCTGCGCCGGGGTAGCAACAAACAGCGAATTACTGCGTTTCAATGCTTCCTCACCGTCTGGCGAACCATCAACCCCGACAATAAAGAATTCACTGCGTTGTGCCTGTTTGGCGGCCAGATCGGCACCGATGGCGGTAGGATCGTTAATCGCGAATACCCCATCAATATGCGGATTAGCCGCCAGCAGCGAGGTCATGATTTCTAATCCCCCTTCACGGCTGCCCTTGGCGTTCTGGTTGTAGGAAAGCAGTTTGATCTCTGGGTGCTTCTTCAGCTCGGTCATGCAACCTTCCACCCGGTTTTGCACTGCTGAAACCGGCGGCCCATTGATGATCACCACATTGCCTTTATCTTTCAGCCGATCCGAGATGTACTTACAGGCCATTTCCCCGGCCTGGGTATTATCAGACGTGATGGTGGCATCCGCCCCTTCCGCCGCGACGTCCACCGCGACCACCACAATTCCCGCATCTCTGGCACGTTTCACCGCCGGGCCAATACCTTTAGAATCCGCCGCGTTGAGAATAATCATATCCACCTTGGCAGCGATAAAGTTATCGATCTGCGCCACCTGCTGCCCCAGATCGTAACCACTGGATACCAGCGTGACGTTAACCTTATCTCCCGCCAGTTCGCGCGCCTTCAGTTCAGCCCCTTTGGTGATCTGCACAAAGAACGGGTTAGCCAGATCCCCCACCGTCACCCCAATCGATTTCAACTCTTTCGCCTGCACGAACGTGGCGCTGCCCAAGGCGGCGGTCACCAGTAAAGCGGTCATCAACGGTTTGAAACGCATAGTGTTTTCCTCGTTATGTATGGATTCCAAGTGGCAGCCAACGGCGCTGCGGCTTGAAAGAAGACGGGTAAATCAATGTTGGTAATTACGGGTACGATATTTATCAATCATCACCGCGATAATGATCACCGCCCCTTTGATCACCAACTGCCAGAAATACGAAACCCCCATCAGCGTCATGCCATTATTCAGGGTTGCGATGATCAGCGCCCCCACCAGCGTGCCGGTAATGGTGCCAATGCCCCCCACAAAGCTGGTGCCACCCAGGATCACCGCCGCAATGGCATCCAGCTCATAGCCCATGCCCAGGTTGCCGTTGGCGCTATAGAGGCGCGACGCGCTCATTACGCCTCCCAGCCCGGAAAGCAGCCCGCTCATACCGTAAACGAACAGCAACACCGCACCGACTTTAATCCCGGTCAGGCGCGCCGCCTGGATGTTGCCGCCCACCGCATAAATGTGTACCCCCAAGGTGGTGCGGCGCAGGATAAACCAGCACAGGGCAATCACCGCAAAGGCGATCACCACCAGCCAGGGAATCGGCCCCAGATATGCGTTACCGATCCATTCAAAGCTGATATTAGAGTTGATGATGGTGGTGCCATCCGCCAGCAGATACGCCGCACCGCGCAGTGCCGTATAGGTGCCGAGCGTGACGATAAACGGCGGCAACCCGGCATAGGCCACCAGAATGCCGTTGAACACCCCCATTCCCAGCCCGGCCAGCAGCGCCAACGGAATGGAAAGCCCAGCCAGGCCCGGCATCAGCGATACCGCCATCGCGATCACTGCGGTGGTGCCCAACATTGAACCGACCGACAAATCGATCCCCCCAGTCAGAATGATGAAGGTCATCCCAGCCGCCAGCACGATATTAATCGAGGCCTGGCGGGCTATATTCAGCAGGTTGGCATCGGTGAAAAAGTTGGGGGCCACAAAGCCGAAAACGACGACGATCAGGATCAATATCGGCAAAATACCGACCGTTTGCATGAGATCGCCAAACAACGCTCGTTTCAGCGTCGGGGCTTTTGCGCTCGGCGGCACTGGCTGCGTAGTCATGGCAGGCTCCTTGGGTATGCAGATTGTACCCAGCGTCTTGCAAGCGGCGGCCTGCAATCCATCGGGTAGAGATTATTCATGGTGAGCGACCTGCGGTTGAGCAGTGTCAGCGCCGGTGGCCAACTGCATGATATTTTCCTGAGTGATATCAGCACCGGCTAGCTCGCCGGCAATGTCACCTTCATGCATCACATAGACGCGGTCGCTCATCCCGACCACTTCCGGCAACTCGCTGGAAATCATCAGGATCGCCACCCCTTGCTGCGCCATCTGGCTCATGATGCGGTAGATTTCGCTTTTCGCCCCGACATCCACCCCGCGCGTGGGCTCGTCAAGCAGCAGAATACGCGGGCCGATCGCCACCCAGCGCGAGATCAATAACTTCTGCTGGTTACCACCGGAAAGCCCCCCGGCGCGCACTTGCGCATGAGGGACGCGGATATTCAGCAAGTTGATGGCCTCACTGGAAATGCTCTGTGCCTTGCGGCGGTTAAGCAGCCCATAATGAGCATCGCGCTCCAGCGTTGCCATGACGATATTTTCATGGGCCGCCAGATCGAGGAACAACCCTTGTTCCTTGCGGTTTTCCGTCAAAAAGCCGATACCAAGCGCAATCGCATCGCGCGGGGAACGGATCGTGACCGGTTTACCATCAACCTCAATCGAGCCGGCGGTAGCATTGCGCACGCCAAAAATCAGCTGCGCCAGCTCTGAACGCCCGGCTCCCACCAGCCCGGCCAGAGCAACGATCTCCCCTGCGCGCACCTGCAAGCTGGCCGGTTTGATCTTCTTGCCATCGCTCAGCCCACGCAGCGTCAGGCGCGGTTCACCCACCGCTATCCCCCGTTCTTTATTGAACAGATCGCTCAGCGGCCGCCCGACCATCATACGCACCAGTTCACTGGCAGAGAGAGTGTCACGCGTCAGGCTGCCCACGTACTGGCCATCGCGCAGCACGCTGACCCGGTCAGACAGTTCGTACACTTCTGCCATCCGGTGGCTGATGTAGATGATTGCCATGCCTTCATCGCGCAGCCGCTTGATCAGTTCAAACAAACGCTGCGTTTCACGGGATGACAACGCAGCAGTGGGTTCATCCATCACCAGAATCCGGCTATTGCGGTGCAATGCGCGGGCGATTTCCACCTGCTGTTGCTCGGCAATGGTCAATCTCATCACCCGATCGCTGGCGCGGAACTGGGCCCCCAGGCGATCGATTACCTTTTGCGCTTCTTCCTGCATGTGATGGCGTTTCACCAGGCCAGCACGCTGGAGCTCACTGCCCAGAAAAATGTTCTCTGCCACCGTCAGGTTAGGCGCCAGATTCATTTCCTGGTAGATCAACGTAATCCCCGCTGCCAGAGCGTCTTTTGGCCCTTTAATCGCGAACGGTTGCCCATCAATAAAAATTTCCCCGCTGCTGGCGGTATACGCACCGGCCAATATTTTCATCAGTGTGCTTTTACCTGCGCCGTTTTCCCCCATCAGCGCATGGATTTCACCGCGATATACCGTCAGATTGACTCCATTCAGCGCATAAAACTGACCAAAACTCTTGGCAATGTTTCGCATTTCCAGAATCGGCGTGGCGCTCATCGTCATTCCCCGGCTTGCGGTTTGGAGTGATGACAGTTAATCACGTTTAAATAAACACAAAATGTCAGCGGCCATTCATGATTGTCATAATGTTAACGGTGCGGACTTCTATAATCTGCACAGATGGTTAAGGGAGATATCATGCGTAAACTGCCTTTTCTCGCCAGTGCCCGTGGGCGCTTGCTGATGTTCAATCTGCTGGTGGTGGCCGTTACTTTGATGGTCAGCAGCGTGGCGATCATCGGTTTTAATCATGCGGGTAAACTGCTGGAACACATGCAGGCACAGACGCTGAAAGAAATGAGTGGCAGTATGGCATTGAGCCGCGATACTTCGAACGTGGCTACTGCTGCTATCAGGCTTTCGCAAGTGGTTGGAGCATTGGAATATCAGAGTGAGTCAGCCCGTTTGCAGCAGACCCAACTGGCACTGCAAACTTCCCTGACCCGCCTGGCCGCGGCACCCTTGGCCCGCAGCGAACCGGCGCTGGTCAGCCGCATTATTGCGCGCAGCAACGCGCTGGAAACCAGCGTTACCCACATGCTGGAACTCGGCCACGCCCGCCACCTGCAACGCAATACCCTGCTGAGCAGCCTGTATCAGGCACAGAGCACGCTGCGCCATATCGCCAGCCTCAACCAGCGCAATCTCCTGAACCAACCGCCGCAACCATTGCTCAGCCAGCTTGATCGTTTGCTGGCGGTTGCCATCCAAACGCCCACGCCCAAGGCCGCGACCCAACAGCTCAACCAAGTGATGGCCTATTGGCCCATCTACAGCCCAGATGCCCTGGTCAATGAAAAAATACGCCAGTTCAGCAGCACCGAACGCTCTTTGCTGCCACAAACGCTGGAGCTGGAACAGAGCGATCTGGCGCTGGCTTATTACACCTACCATATCAAGGCACTGGTGGCGATGCTCAACGATGACATCAATCTCTACGTGCAGAAGGTGGCGGAGGAGTCGGAACTACGCACCCACCAGACCCACAGTGAACTCAATTCCATTATCATGTTCATCGGTCTGTTTACTCTGTTGACACTGGTAATTACCGGTTTCGCTGGCTGGTATATCTACCGTAATCTGGGCTCCAATCTGACGGCAATTGCCAGCGCCATGACGCGGCTGGCGCGCGGGGAACGCAGCGTCAACGTACCCGCGCTGCAGCGGCGCGACGAACTGGGTGAACTGGCGCGTGCGTTTAACGTTTTTGCCCGCAATACCGCCTCGCTGGAACAAACCTCACGCTTGCTGAAAGAGAAAAGCACCCAGTTGGAAACCACCTTTCTGGCAATGCGCGACGGCTTTGCGCTGTTCGACAATAACGGCCATCTGGTGGTGTGGAACCCCCAATACCCGCTACTGTTGGGGCTGAGTGAACAGCAATTGCATCGCGGCCAGCATTACCGTGAATTGCTGCAATACGTCACGCCACCGCCAGGCCAACGCTGGGAGGAGGTGCTGGCCAATATCTCCAGTGAGTTACCGCATCCACAAGAGTTACAACTGACTGGTGGCCGCACCGTCGAACTGCGCTTCAGCCCGGTGCCCAACCGCGGCGTGGTAAACGTGGTGTTGGAACGCACCGAACGCAAAGCATTGGAAGAAGCCCTGCTGCACAGCCAGAAAATGAAGGCGGTTGGCCAACTGACCGGCGGCTTGGCGCATGATTTCAACAATCTGCTGGCGGTGATTATCGGTAGCCTGGAACTGACCACCCATCACACACAGGACGCCCAGACCGAACAACGGATTGCTCGCGCCTTAAAAGCCGCAGAACGCGGCGCGCAGCTCACCCAGCGCCTACTGGCCTTCTCCCGTAAACAGGCACTGCATCCGCAGGCCGTGGTACTAAAAGATCTGGCGGAAAATTTGCGGGAACTGCTGCGCCATTCCCTGCCAGCCACCCTTTCTCTGACGATTGAAGCCCAGCCGTCAAGCTGGCTGGCGTGGATCGATGCCAGCCAGTTGGAGAATGCGCTGCTTAATCTGGTGGTGAATGCCCGTGATGCCATGGCAGGCCGCAGCGGTGTGGTGCAGATCCGTATTTATAATCAGCGCGTGGTGCGTACCGGCGGCAAAAAGCAGGATATGGTGGCGCTGGAAGTGATCGATACCGGCTGTGGCATGTCGGAAGAGGTTAAAGCGCAGGTATTCGAACCCTTCTTCACTACCAAATCCGTCGGCAATGGCAGCGGGCTGGGCCTTTCCATGGTGTATGGTTTTGTGCGTCAGTCCGGTGGCCGGGTGCAGATTGAAACCACCCCCGGCGCTGGAACGCTGGTGCGGCTGCAACTGCCGCGCGCATCGGCGCTCACTCACGCTGTACCGCACATTGTGCTCCCCGAAGAAAACGACAGCGCCGATCATCTAATCCTGGTGCTGGAAGATGAAAATGATGTACGCCATACCCTGTGCGAACATTTGCACCAGCTCGGTTACCTGACGCTCGACAGCGCCGACAGCCAGGAAGCTCTGGCCCTGCTGCGCCAAACGGCCGACATTACTTTTTTGATCAGTGACTTAATGCTGCCGGGTGAACTGAACGGTGTACAGGTGATCAGGCAGGCCCGTGAGATCAATCCACAGCTCACCACGCTGTTGATCAGCGGCCAGGATATCCGCCGTCATGATGAAGGTGAACAGCCCGACATTGAGTTACTGCGCAAACCCTTCAGCCAGCGGCAGCTGGCAGCAGCGCTGCAACGGGCACGCCGCAGAAACGCAGGCACAGACGCCAATCAGCGGGAATAAGGCGATTTTTCATCATCAATTCGTTATCATGCCGCCCTGCTTTTGATGAATCTGCGTGCGATATCTACAAGCACGCCCAGCCAGGGACAACACTATGCTGTGGTTTAAGAATTTAATGGTTTACCGTTTGAGCCGTGAGGTTGCGCTAAACGCGGATGAAATGGAAAAACAGCTCAGCGCCTTTGCGTTCACGCCGTGCGGCAGCCAGGATATGGCGAAAACCGGCTGGGTATCACCGATGGGTTCTCACAGCGATGCTTTGACGCACGCCGTTAATGGCCAAATCATCATCTGCGCCCGTAAAGAAGAAAAAATCCTGCCTTCGCCGGTGCTCAAGCAGGAACTACAGGCAAAGATTGAGAAACTGGAAGGTGAACAGCACCGCAAGCTGAAAAAAACCGAGAAAGACTCCCTGAAAGATGAAGTGCTGCACAGCCTGTTGCCCCGTGCTTTCAGCCGCTTTAACCAGACCTGTATGTGGATCGATACGGTCAATAGCCTGATCATCGTCGATGCCGCCAGCGCCAAACGCGCCGAAGATACCTTGGCCTTGCTGCGCAAAAGCCTGGGCTCGCTGCCGGTTGTCCCACTGACCATGGAAAGCCCGATCGAACTGACCTTGACCGAATGGGTCCGTTCTGGTGAATTACCTGCCGGTTTTATCATTCAAGATGAAGCAGAACTGAAAGCCATTCTGGAAGAAGGCGGGGTGATCCGTTGTAAGAAACAGAATCTGATCAGCGACGAGATCGCCGTCCACATTGAAGCCGGTAAACTGGTGACCAAACTGGCAGTGGACTGGCAGGAACGTATTCAGTTGATCCTGGCAGACGACGGTTCTCTCAAACGCCTGAAATTCGCTGATACACTGCGTGAGCAGAACGACGACATTGATCGTGATGATTTCGCCCAGCGTTTTGACGCCGATTTCATTCTGATGACCAGCGAGCTAGCAGCGATGATCAGCAATACCATTGAAGCGCTGGGTGGCGAAGCGCAGCGGTAAACCGAAGCAAAGCCGCCGGGATAGCAGGTGCCACCCCGGCGGTAAATTATTTACTCAGATAACGGCAAAGGTAGGCAGTGGCATCCGCAACCTGCAGGTTGAACTCGCTCTGCCCTGGCACGAAGAACTTTTCACCCGGCGTAAACACCTGCCAATCCGGCGCACCCGGCAACAACACTTTCAATGCCCCGGTGATCACCGTCATTTCCTCCGGCTGTGCGGTGCTAAAAGTATATTGTCCCTCTTCCATCACCCCTATGCTGGTACGACCGATGCTGCTACTGTCGAAACCAATAGACTTCACTTTTCCGGCAAAATATTCGTTTACTTTCAACATAAACTGGCACCCGCGTAATCATCTGTGTGGATGCCCATAGTGGGGGATTGTCATTGCTCTGTCACTGATTTTTCATACAAAATGCGATCATGGCGTACAGGAAGCCCCCAGACCGCGCCAGCTGGCTTGCCACAATAAAAAACGGGGCCAGAAAATAGCCCCAATCGATTAATAATTTTCAAGGAAAACAGACAGAATTAAATAATGAGTTCAGCCGCCAGCTTGGCCACCAGTACGTTGGAGAGCAACACCGGGATCTCCAACTGTGCCTGCAAAAAATCACGATGCTGCTGGTGATAACCAATACAATCCAGTACGACAACCTCGGCGCCTTGCTGCTGCAAAACACGTGCCGCCCGCATCAGCGTGGCGTCGTCCGCCAGATAGGGGCTGGCGACGGCAAAACACGGCGGCGTTGCCAGCAGTTGCCATTTGCTGACCTGTGCTGCGATTTGTTCTTCGATTGGCACCACAATGCCCACCCGATGATCGCTGACAATCGCTGAAATCAACGGTGGAATAATGCGATTCGGCTCCAACAACAAAGCACGTTCGGCATGCAGTTGGCTGAATTCACCGGTGCACAGCAGCAGAATAACCTCACATCCCGCAGCCTCCAGTTCATTGATTTTTTGCTGCAACCCCTGCTCAACCTGCTCAGCAGCCAGGCTGACCTGGGTTCCATCCTGCAGGCGCGACACCAGCACTTTTTGTACGTTCTGTGGGCCGTAGCGTTCTACGATCTGGGCCGCAGTCAACCCATCCAATAACCCGACATGCATCATCTTTTCCGCTGGCAAATAGGTATTCAGCAACGGCATGATGTCACTGCGCGGAGCCTGACCAATAGTTAACGTAGCAAGTGACGCAGGCATGGTTTATTTCCTCCGTTGCAGATGGCTCAAGCTGCCATACAACGCCAGCAAATGCGCATATTCAGCGGTATCGTAGAAACGGCAGGTGCCGCGCCCAAATTCTTTTGCCACTTCTACGGCGAATTTCACCGCTAATGCAATGTCCACTTCATGGCTAGCCCCGGTACCACAACCCGGCACCACGGACTCCGTGCAGATCGCCACACCCACCACTGGCGCCGTTGTCGCGGTTGACGGTTGTAAAATACTGTTGAGGTGGTGCACACCATTACCGTAAGGCGTAATGTCCTGCGTGGTGATTGGAAAAGTCACCGCCGGGCGGCCACTGGTCATTTCCATAATGCGCAGCAAATCTTCCGCCACCCGCAGGATATAGCCTTCTTTCACCGTCGGTGACAGTGCATAACCTTTGTGATTGAGTATGCGGTTGCCTTTGGTGGTATCGATCGACAGAATGGCGTCAACTTCCGGCACCACCTCATGCGCGTTCATCGTGGCATCATCAATCGGTGAATCCATAAAATCCACTGGCTCATGGGGCAGCGTCGGGGCATTCGGGCAAATATGCGTGGTGACTATCACATCCCCCGCCAGCACATCACCTTTGCGTTGCATTTCTGCCAGTTTCAACGCGCAGGCAACCGCCGCAATAGCGCCATCACCGTCAGACACCAATCCGATACGCGTCGGGCGAGCACCAACTCCCCCTAATCGACCAACAATTCCCAATGTCGGGGCACTGCCGCCCACGCTTTTACCCGCGCTACCGGCAATATCGATACGCACAAAATCCGTTGACCCCTTGGCACCACTGGCACGCTGGGTGCTGGCTGTTATCTTTGGATATTGAGCAAATAAATCAACAATATCCTGGCCGCTCACATACGCATTATCGATTAGTTCAAAAACCTGTAGCGTTTGTTGCAAACTCATATTTTCTACCTCGCAAATGTCCTTTGGTGTATCAATGCACTTAACAATGGCAGTTCAGCGTTATTTCCCTTTGCTGGAAAAGATGGAATTAAAGAAGTTGAACAACGCGTCACCCGCAATAAACCCAGCCGCCATGATCTCCATCGGAGTACGGCCTTGATCGCCCCAACGTTTGATGATCAGAATGCGTAGCGTGATACCCACCACCACCGCCCAGCCTGCCAACGGGTTGTTGATCAGCAACCCCGTTGCCAGCAATACGCCGAGCTGGCGCTTTGGCCCACCGATAAACTGCACAATAGCCCCAGGAATAGCCCAGATCAGCAGGCTGAAAGCGATGCCCGGCTGGGCACCCGCTTCAATGGTTTTGGCATAAACACGCGCAACCGGCGGGATCAGATCCTGTAGGAAATAGCTGGTATAGGAGAAATAAACCACCGGAATGGCAATCACAAACGCGATCATGGCAGCGATCAATTGGATACGCCGCCCCAACAGCTCTTGCTGCAAATCTTTACCATAACCACGCAGGATGAAACCGGCTTTCAGGTCAAAGCCCATGTCCGCAAACGCCGGGCCGGTAGCGGCAGTAAAGCCGGTCAGAATACACAACGCCAACGGTGGGAAACCGAGCAGAATACCCACAATCAGGGTGATCAGCGCCACTGCAAAGGCCGGGAACCAGCCAGAATGCATCGCCGCAATCCCTACGATCAGTTCATGCACAAAGGCAGCAAAGGCGGCATAAATCACAAACAGCAGTAACATGGTCAGCGACATCTCGCTGTACAACCCACCCATCAACGCCAGCAACACGGCAATGGCCACATAGCCCACCGCGCCCAGCCCCAGCGCCTTACGCACCTCGCTGTCAGGCTGTGTATGAGTAACGACGGTATCGGTATTTTTGTTACGGATCACCAGTACCACCTGAATCAACGCCACTAACCCTGCCCCCACCATCACACCGTGCGGAATATACTGCGCGTTGAGATCAACTCCGGTCAGTGGCTGGCCATAAGCCCGCAACAGCAGGCCGATGCCAAACATACTCAATGCCCAGATGTTACCGATAAAGGCAGTACCAAAAGCAGCCATCGGGATTTTTAGCATCGAACCGGCAACGCCTACCACCACGCCCACCACCAGTAACCATGCCTGTTTGCCACCCCGATCGCCGGCCTTGATGGCTTCTGCCGCAGCTACCCCAGGTGGCCACGCATTGGCTGCCGGAAACACCTTAGTGTCAAACAAACGATACAGCAGGTAGGCATCCAGCAGCATCGCGGCTGACGCACCGATGAACATCGGCATAATCAGCTGCGGCTGCCCCATCACATAAGGAACGGCAATCGGCATCAGCAGGCAGTTGGCAGCACCAAAGGTCGCCGACGAAATCACCGTCTGCGCCAGGTTTTGCGTATGTATCGAGCGGTAACGCTGAAACATCTGTAGAGGAATACGCGCAAGCAACATGGCAAACAGTGCGCCAATTATCGAAGTATTGGGCGTGACACCCAGCGTCGTGATCAGCTGCACGCCGATAATTGCCCCGATAATGGACAGCAGTACCAGCATCAGCAGTGTGCCGATATCTTTTAACGGATGAGTGGTTGTCTCTGGTTTCATGAACAATATTCCCTGAATAACCCTGTCGTTTGACTAAAATAATATTCCAGGCATAAAAAACACCACCACAGTTCCATTATCTGGAACTGACAATGAAATGAATTACTTATTGCCTCCTTATTTGTCTGATTAATCACAACCAGTAATCCACACTGCGATTAAACCACTAACGAATTTCCCTGATATCAGCGCATAAACGCACTCAACCATGACACTGCTTTCTTTTTTTATTCCTATTACAAACGGCAACATCGTTGACTATGCAAAGTCACTCATTCTATCCCTGAGTCTGACTCCGGCGGCGCTTTTGGCACCTTGGGATCAATCAAACCTCTTTGCTCTGCTGCCAGTATTCGTCACCAAGCTTCTCCGCCAATTGCCGGGAAACCCGCAGTAATGCTTCAAGAACCTGCGGTGAATAAGGCTGAGCTTCAGATTGTGAAGGGAAAGATAAACATAACCCCACCGTCTCACCGCGGTGTTTATTGGTTACGCTCGTTGCCAGCGAACTGATCCCAGGCAGCGTTTCATTACATGCCAATGACCAGCCTTGTTGCCTGACTTGTGCCAATTTTTGCAGCAAAGCCTCCAGCGTTTGCGGTGAATTAGGAAAGGTGGCCCGATAGCCCGCCGCAAAACGCTCACACACCTGTTCATCACTTTCTCGCGCCAATATCGCACGGCCTACGGACGTTTCCGCTGCGGGTGAACAAACACCTACTGGCGTCACCAC
Proteins encoded in this region:
- a CDS encoding AroM family protein, with translation MPASLATLTIGQAPRSDIMPLLNTYLPAEKMMHVGLLDGLTAAQIVERYGPQNVQKVLVSRLQDGTQVSLAAEQVEQGLQQKINELEAAGCEVILLLCTGEFSQLHAERALLLEPNRIIPPLISAIVSDHRVGIVVPIEEQIAAQVSKWQLLATPPCFAVASPYLADDATLMRAARVLQQQGAEVVVLDCIGYHQQHRDFLQAQLEIPVLLSNVLVAKLAAELII
- a CDS encoding D-lyxose/D-mannose family sugar isomerase; its protein translation is MNRSSVNHILQQTRHFFTQHDVHLPPFAHFSPQVWQQLDHKPWQEVFDLKLGWDVTAFGGNDFAHRGLTLFTLRNGSPSGQPYSKCYAEKVMHCREAQVTPMHFHWRKSEDIINRGGGNLIVELYNADQQEQLAASEVTVVLDGCRQTHAAGSRLRLAPGESICLTPGIYHSFWGEEGFGDVLVGEVSMVNDDDHDNRFLLPLSRFDPIEEDQPPKWLLCNEYRCFIE
- a CDS encoding ABC transporter permease subunit, which encodes MTTQPVPPSAKAPTLKRALFGDLMQTVGILPILILIVVVFGFVAPNFFTDANLLNIARQASINIVLAAGMTFIILTGGIDLSVGSMLGTTAVIAMAVSLMPGLAGLSIPLALLAGLGMGVFNGILVAYAGLPPFIVTLGTYTALRGAAYLLADGTTIINSNISFEWIGNAYLGPIPWLVVIAFAVIALCWFILRRTTLGVHIYAVGGNIQAARLTGIKVGAVLLFVYGMSGLLSGLGGVMSASRLYSANGNLGMGYELDAIAAVILGGTSFVGGIGTITGTLVGALIIATLNNGMTLMGVSYFWQLVIKGAVIIIAVMIDKYRTRNYQH
- a CDS encoding sugar ABC transporter ATP-binding protein — its product is MSATPILEMRNIAKSFGQFYALNGVNLTVYRGEIHALMGENGAGKSTLMKILAGAYTASSGEIFIDGQPFAIKGPKDALAAGITLIYQEMNLAPNLTVAENIFLGSELQRAGLVKRHHMQEEAQKVIDRLGAQFRASDRVMRLTIAEQQQVEIARALHRNSRILVMDEPTAALSSRETQRLFELIKRLRDEGMAIIYISHRMAEVYELSDRVSVLRDGQYVGSLTRDTLSASELVRMMVGRPLSDLFNKERGIAVGEPRLTLRGLSDGKKIKPASLQVRAGEIVALAGLVGAGRSELAQLIFGVRNATAGSIEVDGKPVTIRSPRDAIALGIGFLTENRKEQGLFLDLAAHENIVMATLERDAHYGLLNRRKAQSISSEAINLLNIRVPHAQVRAGGLSGGNQQKLLISRWVAIGPRILLLDEPTRGVDVGAKSEIYRIMSQMAQQGVAILMISSELPEVVGMSDRVYVMHEGDIAGELAGADITQENIMQLATGADTAQPQVAHHE
- a CDS encoding ABC transporter substrate-binding protein; the encoded protein is MRFKPLMTALLVTAALGSATFVQAKELKSIGVTVGDLANPFFVQITKGAELKARELAGDKVNVTLVSSGYDLGQQVAQIDNFIAAKVDMIILNAADSKGIGPAVKRARDAGIVVVAVDVAAEGADATITSDNTQAGEMACKYISDRLKDKGNVVIINGPPVSAVQNRVEGCMTELKKHPEIKLLSYNQNAKGSREGGLEIMTSLLAANPHIDGVFAINDPTAIGADLAAKQAQRSEFFIVGVDGSPDGEEALKRSNSLFVATPAQDPQVMAAKAVEIGYDILQGKPAPTQPVLIPVTLIDRNNIGSYKGWTVK
- a CDS encoding ATP-binding protein, which translates into the protein MRKLPFLASARGRLLMFNLLVVAVTLMVSSVAIIGFNHAGKLLEHMQAQTLKEMSGSMALSRDTSNVATAAIRLSQVVGALEYQSESARLQQTQLALQTSLTRLAAAPLARSEPALVSRIIARSNALETSVTHMLELGHARHLQRNTLLSSLYQAQSTLRHIASLNQRNLLNQPPQPLLSQLDRLLAVAIQTPTPKAATQQLNQVMAYWPIYSPDALVNEKIRQFSSTERSLLPQTLELEQSDLALAYYTYHIKALVAMLNDDINLYVQKVAEESELRTHQTHSELNSIIMFIGLFTLLTLVITGFAGWYIYRNLGSNLTAIASAMTRLARGERSVNVPALQRRDELGELARAFNVFARNTASLEQTSRLLKEKSTQLETTFLAMRDGFALFDNNGHLVVWNPQYPLLLGLSEQQLHRGQHYRELLQYVTPPPGQRWEEVLANISSELPHPQELQLTGGRTVELRFSPVPNRGVVNVVLERTERKALEEALLHSQKMKAVGQLTGGLAHDFNNLLAVIIGSLELTTHHTQDAQTEQRIARALKAAERGAQLTQRLLAFSRKQALHPQAVVLKDLAENLRELLRHSLPATLSLTIEAQPSSWLAWIDASQLENALLNLVVNARDAMAGRSGVVQIRIYNQRVVRTGGKKQDMVALEVIDTGCGMSEEVKAQVFEPFFTTKSVGNGSGLGLSMVYGFVRQSGGRVQIETTPGAGTLVRLQLPRASALTHAVPHIVLPEENDSADHLILVLEDENDVRHTLCEHLHQLGYLTLDSADSQEALALLRQTADITFLISDLMLPGELNGVQVIRQAREINPQLTTLLISGQDIRRHDEGEQPDIELLRKPFSQRQLAAALQRARRRNAGTDANQRE
- the ppnP gene encoding pyrimidine/purine nucleoside phosphorylase — encoded protein: MLKVNEYFAGKVKSIGFDSSSIGRTSIGVMEEGQYTFSTAQPEEMTVITGALKVLLPGAPDWQVFTPGEKFFVPGQSEFNLQVADATAYLCRYLSK
- the rdgC gene encoding recombination-associated protein RdgC, with product MLWFKNLMVYRLSREVALNADEMEKQLSAFAFTPCGSQDMAKTGWVSPMGSHSDALTHAVNGQIIICARKEEKILPSPVLKQELQAKIEKLEGEQHRKLKKTEKDSLKDEVLHSLLPRAFSRFNQTCMWIDTVNSLIIVDAASAKRAEDTLALLRKSLGSLPVVPLTMESPIELTLTEWVRSGELPAGFIIQDEAELKAILEEGGVIRCKKQNLISDEIAVHIEAGKLVTKLAVDWQERIQLILADDGSLKRLKFADTLREQNDDIDRDDFAQRFDADFILMTSELAAMISNTIEALGGEAQR